TCGCCGAAGTCCCTCTGAACCTGCTCCATCTTGGCGTAGTCCACCGGAGTGGCCCGCTCGTAATCGCTGTCGGGCAAAAACTTCTCGGCGATCTCCGCCGGCAACTCGATTGGGCGTGCCGGCTTCAGGAAGGCGTTGGTCCAGATCGCCTGGCCGGCGTCCGACATGATGAAATCCAGAATCTCCTTGCCCTTTTCCATGTTGGGCGCATCGGCGACCAGGCTCATCACGTAAGGCACCACGACGGAGCCCTCGCAGGGCAGCACGAATTCGAAGTTGCCGTCTTCGGTGTACTTGGCACGATAGGCGTTGAAGTCGTAGTCGAAGAGAATGGGAATCTCGCCCGAGACGACGCGGGCGTAGGAGGTCTGCTTCGGCACGATCGGATCGTTTTCGGCCAGATCCTGGAAGTAGGCGATGGCCGGATCGAAGTTGTCCAGATCGCCACCCATCGCCCGATTGACCGCCACGGCGCCGGCATAGCCGACGAAGGCACTGGAGGGATCGAGATAACCCACCATGCCGTCGTATTCCGGCTTGGTCAGATCGGCCCAGCACTGCGGCACTGCGGCATCGCCCAGGGCATCGACGTTGACGAAGAGACCGAGCGTTCCGAAATGGGTCGTGAACCAGTGGCCCTCGGGGTCCTTCAGGCCGTCGGGGACTTCCTCGAAACCAGCCGGCTTGTAGGCTTCGGTGACACCCTCGGCCTTCGCCTTGATCCCGAAGGTGACGCCGTAGTAGGCGATGTCGGCGACGGGATTGCCCTTCTCCGCCAGCAACTGGCTGAGCGTCTGACCGCTGTTCTTGTTGTCGTGCGGAATCTCGTACCCCAGCGCCGCCTCGATCGCGTCGAGCTGGGAGGCCCAGTCGGCCCATTGCGGCGGACAGTTGTAGCAGATCGCGTCCGCCGCTTCGACACTCGGCATGAAGGCAACCACGGCCCCGGCGGTCGCCAGGCCCAACATCACGTTACGCATCGATCCTTATCCTTTCCTCGTCTTCAAAAGATGCAACGGGCCGGCAGTCTCAAGACCTCTGGCTCAAGACGTCCGGCCGGACAGAGGCAGTGGCCCGGACCGAGCCGGCCCCACCGTCTCCCCCCGGCGCAGGCTGTGGGTCAGCAGGACAGGCGCGCGCAGGCTCTCGGCCTCTTCACCGCCGGCCATCAGCTTGGCCAGCAACCCGAAGGCGTCGCGCCCCATCGCCTCGGTCGGCTGGACGATCGTGGTGAGCTGCGGGCGCAGCGCCGCTGTCATGGCGATTCCGTCGAAGCCGACCAGGGAAAGATCGCGCGGCACCTCGAGCCCAAGACGGGTCGCCGCGGCCATCACGGCGACCGCGATGAGGTCGGTCGAGCAGAAGAGCGCCGTCGGCGACTCCGGCGTCGTCAGGGCGCTTCGGAGCTCCCGTGTCAGGTCCGTCGCCTCGAAGGCGACCTCGATCACCGGATCCGGCTCCAGCCCGGCGCGCAACATGGCATCGTCGTAGCCGAGCCAGCGCAGGCGCGCGCGGTCGCTGTCGGCGAACTGACCGGCGACCATGCCGATGCGATGATGACCGTAGCTTTTCAACAACTCGACCACCTCGCGGGCGGCGGCGACATTGTCGACGGTAACCGCGGCGCGGTGTCTTACGCTCGGCTGATTGTAGATCAGC
This genomic stretch from Algihabitans albus harbors:
- a CDS encoding ABC transporter substrate-binding protein, with amino-acid sequence MRNVMLGLATAGAVVAFMPSVEAADAICYNCPPQWADWASQLDAIEAALGYEIPHDNKNSGQTLSQLLAEKGNPVADIAYYGVTFGIKAKAEGVTEAYKPAGFEEVPDGLKDPEGHWFTTHFGTLGLFVNVDALGDAAVPQCWADLTKPEYDGMVGYLDPSSAFVGYAGAVAVNRAMGGDLDNFDPAIAYFQDLAENDPIVPKQTSYARVVSGEIPILFDYDFNAYRAKYTEDGNFEFVLPCEGSVVVPYVMSLVADAPNMEKGKEILDFIMSDAGQAIWTNAFLKPARPIELPAEIAEKFLPDSDYERATPVDYAKMEQVQRDFGERYLNEVR
- a CDS encoding substrate-binding domain-containing protein — translated: MSTVKTPPTIRTVAARAEVSVATVSRVVNGLAPPHSAATQRVREAIKELGFRPNRLGRGLKTARSSTIGLMIPSLANPVFAGSVQGVQGAARAAGYGVLLTATNYDKGEEAEAVETLLSHNVDGLILTVAKSDDSELLDELDERGVAYVLIYNQPSVRHRAAVTVDNVAAAREVVELLKSYGHHRIGMVAGQFADSDRARLRWLGYDDAMLRAGLEPDPVIEVAFEATDLTRELRSALTTPESPTALFCSTDLIAVAVMAAATRLGLEVPRDLSLVGFDGIAMTAALRPQLTTIVQPTEAMGRDAFGLLAKLMAGGEEAESLRAPVLLTHSLRRGETVGPARSGPLPLSGRTS